The Brassica napus cultivar Da-Ae chromosome C1, Da-Ae, whole genome shotgun sequence DNA segment TATACTTGACAACTAATTGACATAATTCttcaatgtgtttagaaaattgaAAGAGAAATTGGGcagaaatttaataaaaacaaattttgaagtCAAAGTTTTACTTTCGAaatcaaagttttatttttctataacaaatttaattaaaaagaattttgaatttaataCTTATATCCAGTTTCATATAATCAGTTATTAtctaaccatataataaaacacttaatttcatgatttcatttcttttcatttttcttttacatttttgctAATCtagttatataaattttacggTTTATGGTAAATCTACTACTACGTTATATCAGTTGTATCAATGTAATTTTACCAAGTTATACACAATTATACCATTAGTGCTGGGTACGAATTCCATCAATTGGGAAATCGTAGTGCTTTGCTGGGCACGAATTCGATCAACTGGGAAATCATAGTGCTTATTGTAGTGTTGGGTACACATGTAGTGTTACTTATATTCAGTTTCCTATAATCAGTTCTCATCTAACCATTCAATATAATACTTAATTTAATGAACTATATATAAGTTTTGTAATATCATAACTTCATTTCATTTTGCTTGTACATTTTTACTAATTTAGTTATACAATTTTTACGGTTAAACTAATGCTAAGTTATACCAGTTTATACTACTATAGTTGTACCAAGTTATACACAGTCATGCCATTAGTGCTGGGTACAAATTGATTGGGAAATAGTAGTGGTTAATGTAGTGTTGGGTACACATGTAGTGTTACTTACATTCAGTTTCATATAATCATTTTTCATCTAACCATCTAATAAAATACTTAATTTCATGAAATATATAAgttttgtaatatcataatgccatttcatttcattttgtttttacagttttactaatctaattatataagttttacatttttacgGTTCAACTAATTATAAGTTATACCAGTTGTACCAAGTTATACAAAGTTATACCATTAGTGTAAGGTACGAACTGAATCAATTGGGAAAACATGTATGCTTAATGTAGTGTTGGATACACATGTAGTGCTTAATATAGTTCTGGGTATGAATGTACACTTATAATTCGTTAAAATTCCCTTAATTTAGTGTTGGTACGAATTGAATCAACTGGAAAACAAGTCCAAAACAATGGTTCTCgggggagagagagaaagaatatGCCGAATAGAAGGTGGGaggagagagaagggagaagtgaagaagagagagaaaacacCTGATTGGTTAGATGGAGTAAGGGTATAATTGACTTTAACCACTTTTGATAAGAGTGTCTAAAAATGAAGAGTATGATAGATTCATCAAGAGAATATGAGATTACCTTTTTTGGTCTTTAAGAGCCTGCGAGACTTTGGTCCCATTTCATGTGTGTCCACAATGTTCTTTTAAGGTCTGTGGAAGGATATCAAAGTAAATCCCTTGTGGTGATCAAGATGGCGATTCTAAGATCTGAATGCTTCTGACAGCGATTCTTCACCACAGCGTTCTCGACAGCCTCCTCATCATCACAAGGGAGACTATCATACATTCCCTGTGGTTCAAGCTCTCCCTTTGCATCCCTGAAGCTATCCAGTTGGCGTCTCTCTCAGGCAGAGCACCTCGGATGGCGACTCAAGGTCATCTGCAAGGTTTCTTCTTCAGATCAAATTCTCCATTGAGTATTGATCTCTTTCTCTGATTACGACGCCACATGACGTGAAATCAGGACTGGTGTGAGTTCAATCACTGAGTCCATCTGTCGTGACTACTCCTGACATCATCACAAAGCTACTGATCTACTCTGGGTTCTGGTGGGCTCGGCGTCAGGTTACAATTCATCCTTCTTCAAATTTTACCATTTATGaggaataatttttcttttccattCATTTCGATTCATTTTgttttagagtaaaatataacaatttttttcttcattaaatTTGGTAAAAAAGTAATCATTCCTCATCattctttcatttttatttgtatccGTTATTTCCTATTTATTTCTGGTGTTCTATGATAATCAATAGTTAGACACTAAGGAGATGTATTCAAGTGATAATTTGAATTGACTTGTATTGAAATGACAAATCCACTATAattcaaacatgaattttaaaaacacaattaAAATCTACTATTATTGAATTTGACATTTCATAAAATACTCTGAAATCCACTCTGAAAtctactgttattgaaaatattttaagttgtggaaTTTAACGGTTTCAAGTGACTTTAGAGTTTTGGAAAGAGaatcttagttaaaaaaaaaactcaaattccatggttttagataatattctagagtggtttaacaaaaatcacttaaaactcaaaatttttatGTATCATACTGCAATGTAAAtatgacttaattataataaattactagAGCTTGATCCGCGCATCCGCACGGGTATTGGTTATTACGTTTttataattgatattttttcataattagttcTATATGTTTTAGATGTGTCAccatataactaattgtattcaaaagattcAGATTGAATCGGGTAATGTAGTTATTTCTGGTACGAAAATTCTAAACCCGTTTAAGATATATtggtatttgaatatttttagattcttatacatcaaaaccaaaatatgtaAACCCGGGAGGATCAACTCGAAACACAcccataaatttataatatccaaaCGTGTCTtatttcaaaacccaaaaaaatctgATATCTGAAAGAAACAACTCGTACCTGAATAGTTACCGAATGTCTATGCCTAACGGAtcctataaacaaataaaaatagaaagagtttttttattatttagtaaaatagttatatggttgaaaaattaagtgacaatataTGTAAtacgtttttattattttgatataagTTATTATTTTGCTCACATAAATTATGTCTTTGAATTATGTGTTTGGCTACGTAGTTTTTCACCGATTAaaactaagataattttttttttagtaaaacaaactaaaccaaaattttaaccATATGAAAAATCaagttattttacatttttgatttttataattggtacaaagttaatgttgattattattatgttaatataattaatgatacGATGTATTGgtaagataatataattaatgaagttGTTTAACTGaatgaaaaatagaataataattaatgtaataacttgttaaaaaaagattagttctatttgtacttcagttttaataatttagatatAGCAGAATTACCCAAAATTACCCGCACTAATGGCCttgtacacaaaaaaaaaaaatgacccgCGCTAACGCAAAGCTAATATAATTTCTTACGAAAGTtacaaaatcaaacagaataagtaagtaaatatttttttactgaaTGAATACCTAGAGGTTTAGGGCCAAAATCCGTAATCCAACCAAGTCCAAAACCAcactatttaatattaattttgttcCAGCCGTTACTCGAACTAGAACTTCTAACACATTAATGGTGATGAATCCATTTTAACTGAGCTAATGACCTCTGGTTAACTAAGTAAATAATGTCTGGAAAAAACTATGCAATATATAACGTCTCAAATGGGAAATAATCCCTTCGTACTTTGTTTATGTacataaattatttaacaaaatcatGATTAAATACCAGAACTTCTTGATTTTGCTCCTCTTCCCCTCTTGCGTTAGAGAAATTCATATGGGCAATTTCAACACTTTTCGCCTCATCTTCTGGAAATTTTTTGCAAATCTTTATCCTTTTATTCGGGATAAACTTGATACAATGATGACTTTGTGCACCCCCGCGAACAGTGGCAGTTCTAACTCTTTCAACTTCCTTAACAATTCCCTTGATAAAATCAGCTTCGGAACTGCTAAGTATTGTAacataataagtatatatatatcttgtgaatgtattttaatcaaaatattgtACGTGATAAACTACAAGTTATGGAACTGTAAGATATAGGAAAGATCAATGATATAAAAGAGTAGAGGATATTGAAGCAGCACACCGTTGTGTTCAAATATCCGTATGGGTATTATTgtcttatgttttcttttatgatAGCTAAGACCTTAAGGCCATCTTTATCCCTAGTTTTTTAAAGggggttttacaaaaaaaatagtggTGGGCCCCACAAATCAGCAAAAAAACCGGTAACAAAAGTGATCAAATAAGGATCGACTTTTGTTGGTTTAATGTACTGTTCGCGgaccccactgacacgtggcggcccgcgattagttcatttttaatttttttttcggacaaaaaaaaaaatttaagaaacccTTAAACCCACTTTagcgataatcatgctcttaggaaCATAATAAGCACGAATAGTACCTTTTGTCTCTCAGGACAAACCCATCTTATTGGAGATACATTCTAGTGCATCCTTCCACTTCTTGATCTGATCTCCACTAGAAACCTTTGCTAGCGCCCAAAATTTGTCACCAAACTTGCCTGTTTGTGCTCTCACATCTTTTGCCCTAACCTTGTAAAAGATGGGAATGACTTCGAGCTTTCCTTTCTCTGCACGTTTCTTTATATTCACAAGCTCATCCATGCACCAGCTGGACTCTGCATACCTGCGGAGACATACTGTTGGAGATGAATTTAGCATTCTCCCACAAGACCT contains these protein-coding regions:
- the LOC106374739 gene encoding disease resistance protein RBA1-like; translated protein: MFFIDKDEQRGKDLTNLFVRMKESKIALVIFSSRYAESSWCMDELVNIKKRAEKGKLEVIPIFYKVRAKDVRAQTGKFGDKFWALAKVSSGDQIKKWKDALECISNKMGLS